A region from the Penaeus monodon isolate SGIC_2016 unplaced genomic scaffold, NSTDA_Pmon_1 PmonScaffold_223, whole genome shotgun sequence genome encodes:
- the LOC119570135 gene encoding uncharacterized protein LOC119570135, giving the protein MLPDQSPFDYYLNLQAAVLQGERDYPNAIGDPDLLARRVFLQGVPQWMREALATRDDAPTDILVHCAQQLWNNRVGVSHPQPRPQSTGHRRQVATVAFNPHVASVYENHPMARRSPPRSPPRGARQDEDESNYCPYHRTTSHSLADCRARAREERRCFRCSRRGHFTSSCPEGRADRPFQQRQGSYRGSSSTGITADTRAYYPTSSSRPPTCAFSNAATQVLRRGLALLLNTWHDFTSLSSTVATVCCKESPEHRMEVTEEVDLPLQFSDAVGITHRASGLNTRFPGHILLGMDFLRRFPFSFHHEPPPRSSYLRILGCELDVTFTKHCSLALANLSADPRSTITSPHGCPLHCTKQTEVPPDSATFVKCRVPRSVTDDEIEVTPSSRQLIIPASVTTVEERRTDVWVVNTTPRMIKLRPGQVIARASPIATVYASDSRPLGGRGAPVSSRATPNTVQKVTLENLANEPEFLGDLEDDDFESEFGTLDFGYDDFIAFPDTFLSDSSTSEDEDIGDSKVRVDEVLPVEDAKFSHLTEQQQGQFRELLSGYADIFTEEKSAIGTIPGVEHTIETGDAKPIVTRQWRLPHAAKQTIKEECRKMKEAGVIEPSSSPWLSPVVLVKKKDGTLRFCIDYRNLNKVTTTDSYPLPRIDELIDNFNGTSWFTSLDARSAYWAIPVAKPDRPKTAFSDGHRLWQFARLPFGLVTAPPTFQRAINFILSPVLGKHTVAYLDDIVVHSATFEEHLVHLEETLQLLKAAGLKLNNRNVNLQLTP; this is encoded by the exons ATGTTACCAGATCAGAGCCCTTTTGATTATTACCTCAACCTGCAAGCCGCAGTGTTACAAGGGGAACGGGACTATCCTAATGCAATTGGTGACCCGGATCTTCTCGCCCGCAGAGTGTTTTTACAGGGTGTCCCTCAATGGATGCGAGAAGCCTTAGCGACGAGAGACGATGCACCCACAGATATACTCGTGCATTGTGCTCAACAGTTGTGGAATAACCGTGTCGGCGTTTCACACCCCCAGCCACGCCCACAATCGACGGGACACCGTCGCCAAGTGGCAACAGTTGCTTTCAACCCCCATGTAGCCAGCGTGTACGAGAATCATCCGATGGCCAGGCGATCACCACCTCGATCTCCACCCCGAGGAGCCCGACAAGATGAGGACGAGAGTAACTACTGCCCATATCATCGCACAACAAGTCACAGCCTCGCTGACTGTCGTGCACGAGCGCGGGAGGAGAGACGATGTTTTCGCTGCAGTCGGCGTGGACACTTCACTTCGTCGTGCCCTGAGGGTCGCGCGGACCGGCCCTTTCAGCAGCGCCAGGGGAGCTATCGAGGCTCGTCTTCCACTGGCATCACAGCCGACACACGAGCCTACTATCCAACCTCAAGCAGCCGCCCACCAACCTGTGCCTTCTCGAACGCCGCCACGCAAGTTTTACGACGAGGACTAGCATTGCT GCTGAATACCTGGCACGATTTCACCTCGCTAAGCAGCACAGTTGCTACCGTGTGTTGCAAGGAATCTCCGGAACACCGCATGGAGGTAACTGAAGAAGTTGACTTACCATTACAGTTCTCAGACGCCGTAGGTATTACTCATCGTGCTTCGGGGCTCAATACCCGTTTCCCTGGACATATATTACTTGGGATGGATTTTCTGAGGAGGTTTCCTTTCAGTTTCCATCACGAACCGCCGCCTCGCTCCAGTTATCTGCGTATCCTGGGCTGTGAACTCGATGTGACATTCACGAAGCACTGCAGTCTTGCCCTTGCCAACCTGTCGGCGGACCCAAGGAGTACGATCACATCACCCCACGGATGCCCCCTTCACTGCACTAAGCAAACGGAAGTACCGCCTGATAGTGCAACCTTCGTCAAGTGCAGGGTACCCCGGAGTGTGACGGATGACGAAATTGAAGTCACACCTTCATCCCGCCAGCTAATAATCCCCGCAAGTGTGACCACAGTTGAAGAACGCCGCACTGATGTCTGGGTGGTGAACACGACTCCGCGAATGATCAAACTACGCCCGGGTCAAGTGATCGCCCGTGCAAGCCCGATTGCTACAGTGTATGCATCAGACTCCCGGCCTTTGGGAGGCCGTGGTGCACCCGTCTCTTCACGTGCAACGCCCAACACTGTTCAAAAAGTTACCTTAGAAAACTTGGCCAACGAACCAGAATTTCTCGGTGATCTCGAAGATGATGATTTTGAATCAGAATTTGGAACCCTGGATTTCGGATACGATGACTTCATTGCCTTCCCTGACACGTTTTTATCCGATAGCTCGACTTCTGAAGATGAAGACATCGGTGACAGCAAGGTCAGAGTTGACGAGGTCCTGCCGGTCGAGGATGCAAAGTTCAGTCATCTTACCGAACAACAGCAAGGACAGTTTCGTGAACTACTCAGCGGGTATGCTGATATCTTCACGGAAGAGAAATCTGCCATTGGAACCATACCAGGGGTAGAACACACCATTGAAACTGGCGATGCAAAACCAATCGTTACACGTCAGTGGAGACTTCCGCACGCAGCGAAGCAAACCATCAAAGAAGAATGCAGGAAGATGAAGGAAGCAGGAGTAATTGAACCATCTTCATCCCCCTGGCTTTCACCAGTCGTTTTGGTGAAGAAAAAAGATGGTACTTTGCGCTTTTGCATAGATTACAGGAACCTGAACAAAGTCACCACAACCGATAGTTACCCCCTCCCAAGGATCGACGAACTTATTGACAATTTCAATGGGACATCTTGGTTTACATCCTTGGATGCAAGATCAGCTTACTGGGCAATCCCTGTGGCCAAACCAGACCGTCCTAAGACGGCATTCTCTGATGGCCACCGTCTGTGGCAGTTTGCACGTTTACCTTTTGGCTTAGTCACTGCTCCTCCAACCTTCCAGCGTGCCATTAATTTTATACTCTCTCCAGTGCTTGGTAAACATACTGTGGCCTATTTAGACGACATTGTGGTTCACAGTGCAACATTCGAAGAACATCTTGTACATCTAGAAGAGACGCTACAATTGCTAAAAGCTGCTGGCCTCAAATTAAATAACAGAAATGTCAATTTGCAACTAACACCATGA